The segment GACGAAGTCCTCCAGTTCATCAAAGACGAAGATGTCAAATTCGTCGATATCCGCTTCACCGATCTCCCGGGTGTCCAGCAGCACTTCAACGTGCCGGCTAAGAGCGTAGATCTCGATTTCTTCGTCCACGGCCAGTTGTTCGATGGTTCTTCCATCCGCGGCTTCCAGGGCATCGCCGAGTCCGACATGCAGCTCATCCCGGATGTCACTTCCGCATTCGTCGACGCTTTCCGCATCGAGAAGACGCTCGCGCTTAACTTCTCCATCGTGAACCCGCGTACCGGCGACCCGTACCACCGGGATCCCCGTGGCGTAGCCGAGAAGGCTGAGGCCTACCTCGCTTCCACGGGCATTGCCGACACCGCGTTCTTCGCTCCCGAGGCCGAGTTCTTCGTCTTCGACAACATCCAGTACCAGTCTTCCCCGCAGGGCAGCTTCTACAAGATCGACTCCGAAGAGGCCCACTGGAACAGCGGTCGCGAAGAAGAGGGTGGAAACCTCGGTTACAAGACCCCTGTCAAGGGCGGATACTTCCCCGTCTCCCCGACCGACAAGCAGGCTGACCTTCGCGACGCCATGTGCCTCGCCCTGGATGAAGCCGGCCTTGAGGTCGAGCGCAGCCACCACGAAGTCGGCTCCGCCGGCCAGGCTGAAATCAACTACAAGTTCACCACGCTGACCCACGCGGCTGATGACCTGCAGAAGTTCAAGTACGTCATCAAGAACACCGCTGATGCCTGGGGCAAGTCCGTGACCTTCATGCCGAAGCCGGTCTTCGGTGACAACGGCTCGGGCATGCACTGCCACCAGTCGCTGTGGACCGGTGGCGAGCCGCTGTTCTACGACGAGAAGGGCTACGCCGGCCTGTCCGACACCGCCCGCTGGTACATCGGCGGCCTGCTGAAGCACTCTTCAGCAGTCCTGGCCTTCACCAACCCGACGGTGAACTCCTACCGCCGCTTGGTCAAGGGCTTCGAGGCTCCGGTCAACATGGTCTACTCGCAGGGCAACCGCTCTGCCGGTATCCGCATCCCGATCACGGGCTCCAACCCGAAGGCCAAGCGCATCGAGTTCCGTGCGCCGGACCCCTCCTCCAACCCGTACCTGGCGTTCGCTGCCCAGCTCATGGCCGGCATTGACGGCATCCGCAACCGCATCGAGCCCCCGGCTCCGATCGACAAGGACCTGTACGAGCTGCCCGCAGAAGAAGCCAAGGACATCCCCAAGGCTCCGGGTTCCCTTGAGGAAGCCCTCGACGCCCTGAGCGAGGACAACGAATTCCTGCAGGCCGGCGGCGTCTTCACGCAGGACCTGATCGACACCTGGATCGAGTACAAATACGAGAACGAGATCCGTCCGCTGTCGCTGCGCCCGAACCCTTACGAGTTCGAGCTCTACTACGGCGTCTAATGCCAGCAAAAGGATAGAAGGGGTCACGGGCAAGCGCCTGTGACCCCTTCTTCATTTAACGGTCACAGTGAAATAGTCACCGTGACTTATCCGCACAAACAAAGGACGGCTGTGTCAATTAAGACACAGCCGTCCTTGCTGTAATGGCCTCAGGGTGGCGGGATATGACCGCCAGTTTCCCTACACCCGCCGACGCCCACTCATCAACCTGAAGAGGAAGACAATGATCGCCAGGACGATCAGAATAGGGGCAATCCAAAGAAGGAACCCGAGGGCCTTTACGGTGCCGCCAATGATAAAGAAAAGAATCGCGATGACCGCGACGATTCCGAGGATGACATTCATGATGTAATACCTTCCGTTTCAGTCGTAAACATTTTGATGATTGCTTTATCGCTGTGCAAACCTCAGCAACCTTACTGTAAGTAAGCTTATTACTCCAATCGGCACTCGCGAAAGCCTGTCGCCGCAGCGAAGGGCGTGATACTTTCAGCGTGATCAGGATGCCTTGGGCGATTCCTCTCCCAAGAAGCTCCTGACGCAACTTCTGAAAGCGGAGGCACAAGATGACGACACTAATGATCTTTCATGAGGTCGATGACGTTGAGCACTGGCTCAGCTCACCACAACGGGGAGAAATCTTCGGACCCATGGGTATGACAGTTCGAACGTTCGTCGACCCGGCAAAGACCAACCGCGTCGGGCTGATCGTGGAAGTGCCCGACCTGGAAACGTTCCAACGGATGATGGAGTCAGAGGCTGCGGCCGAGGCGATGAAGGTCGACGGCGTACGCCCCGAAACAATCGTGATGCTCGTCGAGTCCTAGATACCCCTAGTCGCGGAAAGCCCGATACATGGTCCGCTGCGGACCGGCGGAACCGCCCAGGTACCTTCCAGTCTCGGCAAAACCCGCTTTGGCGTAAGCAGCCTTGGCCGCCGGATTGCTCTCGTTGACCGAAAGTACGACGCCGGCCTGGCCGCCGCCCAGCCTCTTTGTCAGCTTGAGGGCTTCCCGGGCGGCTGCGGCTGCCGCCAACGCACCAAGGCCCCTCCCTTGGTGCGCCTGGTCGATCAGGAACCCCCGCAAGAGCCACGCGGATTCGTCGTCCGGCCATCCTGCCAAGCTTGCGGCACCAGCCTGCAAGGTGAAGACTCCGACGGCTGCGCCTGCCGCTTCAACCACGTACGGCAGGCGGCTCTCGTCTTCCAGGCCCATGAGCATCATCCTGAAAGGGTCGCCAACGAAATCCTCTTGTCCCGCGGCCAATTCCATGGTCGCGACGTCGCCGAGCGTCACGGCGCGGGCGTCGTCGTCGAGATCCTTCAAGGGAATGAGCCACACGGTGTCACGCATCTTTCGAGCTTAGCGGTCTCCGGGCTCCGCCCGTCGGCTCCGGCCGAGGGTCACTGACCGGAGGTCACTGGCCGTAGAAATCCTTTTCGAATACAGCTCGGGTCCGCCGGCTCAGGCGCAAGTAGTCCTCTTCAAGCATCGCCGCCTGGCCGGGAGCGTAGCCACACCACCGGGCCACAGCCTCCAGGTCCCGCCGGGAGGCAGGCAGGAGATCGGAGGCGCGGCCGGTGCAGATCACATTCGCCGAACGGATGCGGCTCGCGAGGCGCCACGCTTTGCGCAGCAACACGATGTCAGCCTTGGCGATCAGGCGCAGCGACTCAATTGCGTCGAGGGCCTGCAAGGTGGAGGTGGTCCGGAGTTGCGGATGACGCCCCGCGTATTGGAGTTGCAGCAGCTGCACAAGCCATTCGACGTCGCTGAGTCCGCCCCGGCCGAGCTTGACGTGCCGTGCCGGATCGGCGCCCCGGGGAAGGCGTTCGGATTCGACCCGGGCCTTGACGCGTCGAATCTCGCGCAGATCCGTATCTGCGAGCGATTCCGGGTAGCGGATCGGGTTGATGAGCCGGACGAATTCGGCCGCCAATTCGTCGTCGCCGGCCATGGGCTGAGCCCGCAACAGCGCCTGGGCCTCCCAGATGAGGGACCAGCGCCGGTAGTACTCGGCGTAGGAATCCAGGGAGCGGACCATGGCCCCGTTCTTCCCTTCGGGGCGAAGGGCTGCGTCGACGGCAAGCACCCGCTCCGCCAGGATGGCCGGCTTGAGGGGTTGGGTCAGCAAAGTGGAGATGTGCCCCACAATGGCGAGCGCCTGTTGCTGGGCTTCGGACTCGCTCGCTCCCGGAAGGGCGCGATGGACGTACATGACATCGGCATCCGAGCCGTAGCCAATCTCTCGTCCGCCTTGTCTTCCCATGGCAACCACCAGCACCTGGGTCTTGAGGGGCCCTTCGGTCCCCACGATGGCCTCGGCGACGTGCAAGGCGCCCAACACGGCAGCCCGGTCGGCGTCGGCCAATGCCACGCCCACTGCGTCCTGCTCCAGGAGCCCGGAACTGTCCGCAATCGCGATCCGGAGGATTTCCCGGCGCCGGATGAGCCTGATAAGCCGCATCGCGTTTGCGGGATCGGCATGGCGTGAGAGCTTGGATTGGATTTCCTGCCACTGCGCCTCGAAGCCGATCGGCATAAGATCCTTGTCGGAACCAAGCCACGCAACCGATTCCGGGGAAACCTCCAGGAGGTCGGCAATCAGCCGTGAGTTGGAGAGAACATGGCAAAGTCGCTCGGCGGCTGCCTGCGAATCCCGCAGCATTCCGAGATACCAGTGCGTGGTTCCGAGGGCTTCGCTGACGCGGCGGAAGGCCAGCAAGCCGGCGTCGGGATCCACTCCTTCGGCGAGCCAGCCGAGAAGGATGGGGAGCAGCTGACGCTGCAAAGCGGCACGCCGGCTGACACCCGCCGTCAAGGCTTCAATGTGGCGCATCGCCCCTTGCGGATCACGGTAGCCAAGAGCCGCAAGGCGACCCTGGGCAGCTTCCGGCGTGAGCCGGGCATCCTCGCTGCTCAACTTCGCGGCAGTGTTGAGAAGCGGCCTGTAGAAGATCCGGTCGTGCAGCTCCCGCACGGACCGTTTGGTCTTCTGCCAGGTTTCGACCAGCGCATCCGGATGCGGCCTGCCCGTGGAAAAGGGACCCAGGACGGCCTTTGCAAGGAACCGCAAGGATTCCTGGCTGGTGGGCATGAGGTGGGTACGGCGCATCTGGAACAACTGGATCCGGTGCTCAAGAACCCTCAAGTAGCGGTATGCGGCGTCGAAGGCAGCGGCATCGACCCGGCCAATGTAGCCGCCTGTGGACAGCGCGGATATCGCCGAGGTGGTGTCCCGGCAACGAAGGGTTTCGTCGGACTTTCCGTGGACGAGTTGCAGGAGCTGCACCGTGAATTCGACGTCGCGCAGGCCGCCCGGCCCGAGTTTGATCTGGCGCTGTTCATCCGCCGGGGCGATGTTGTTCGTGACCCTGCGGCGCATCGCCTGCACCGATTCAACGAAGCCTTCCCGTCCGGCCGAAGCCCAGACGAGCGGCTGGACAGCCTGCTCGTACCTCGCGCCCAGATCCTTGTCCCCGGCGATGGTCCGGGCCTTGAGAAGTGCCTGGAATTCCCAACTTTCGGCCCACTTCGCGTAGTAGCTCAAGTGCGAGGGCAAGGTCCTGACCAGAGGACCCGATTTCCCCTCGGGCCGCAGGTTCGCGTCGACTTCCCACAATCCGGGTTCTGGAGCTGTGGAGGAGATAGCGCGGGAGATGCCGGCTGCAAGCGCGGTACCGATGGTCGCAGCCCTCGCGTCATCCAACTCCGGCGCCTCGATGACGTAAATGACATCGACGTCGGAAATGTAGTTCAGTTCGCGGGCACCGCATTTGCCCATACCGATCACGGCCAGCGCGACGCCGGCAATCTCGGCGGGATCGAACGTCGCCGCCGCTTCGGCGCGGGCCACCGCCAGGGCGGCCTCTATCGCCGCACCGGCGAGGTCAGCCAGTTCAGCGCCGACGGCGGGCATGAAATCCTGGGGACTGGCTGCGCAGAGGTCCTTGATGGCTAGCTCGGTCAGCCCACGCCGGTAGGCCGTCCGGAGCGCGGCATATGCACCAACCCCCGTTACCCCGGCGACCGGCCTCGGAGAGTTGGGGTCCGCCTTCACCGAGCGGAGGAGCTTCATCTGCAGCTCACCGGCGTCGGCGGACAGCGGCTCAGGGCTGACACGGACGTCGAAGACATCCAAATGCTCCGGATGCCTGATCAGGAACTCCCCTAAGGCCTCGGAAGCCCCCAACAAGCGGTAAAGCGGCTCACTGCGATCCGGGTGCTCTCCCGCAAGCTGCCTAAGTGAGGGATGCTTCTCAATCAAACGGACGAGCGACTGAAGCGCGGTGTCCGGGTTGGCGCTCAGATGCAGTCCGGCGAAGATCGTGTCTTGATCTATGCCCTCGAGTTCGCGCGCAGCAAGGAACCGCTCGCCCTTCTCGAGATCGCTGAAGCCGGCCGAGATGAGCCGGCGGGCCAGACTCACACTCACGGTCTAGAGAATGCCGAGATTGCGCTTGAGCTCGTAAGGGGTGACTTGGAGCCGGTAGTCCTGCCACTCCGAGCGCTTGTTCCGCAGGAAGTGGTCAAAGACCTGTTCGCCGAGGATATCGGCCACGAGTTCAGAATCCTCCATGGCCCGGATTGCATCGTGGAGGCTGGCTGGCAGCGGAGTGTGCCCCATCGCCTTGCGCTCGGCCGAGGTCAGCGACCAGACGTCGTCTTCAGCTGCACCCGGGAGCTCGTAGCCTTGCTCGATACCCTTGAGCCCGGCGCCCAGCAACACTGCGTAGGCGAGGTATGGGTTGGTGGCGGAGTCGATCCCGCGGTATTCGATCCGCGCGGACTGCCCCTTGCCCGGCTTGTAAAGCGGCACACGAACCAGGGCAGAACGGTTGTTGTGGCCCCAGCTCAGATAGCTCGGAGCTTCACCTCCACCCCAGAGACGCTTGTACGAATTGACGAACTGGTTGGTGACGGCGGTGAATTCCGGAGCGTGCCGCAGGATACCGGCAATGAACTGGCGGGCGGTCTTGGACAGCTGGAATTCGGCGCCTGCCTCGTAGAAGGCATTCGCGTCACCCTCGAACAGGGAGAAGTGGGTGTGCATGCCCGAACCCGGGTGATCGGTGAACGGCTTGGGCATGAATGTGGCGTAGGTGCCCTGTTGTAGGGCCACTTCCTTGATCACAGTGCGGAAGGTCATGATGTTGTCCGCAGTCTGGAGCGCGTCGGCGTAACGGAGATCGATCTCGTTTTGGCCGGGTCCGCCCTCGTGGTGGCTGAACTCCACGGAGATCCCGACGGATTCCAGCATGGTGACCGCCGTGCGGCGAAAGTCTTGTGC is part of the Arthrobacter methylotrophus genome and harbors:
- a CDS encoding bifunctional [glutamine synthetase] adenylyltransferase/[glutamine synthetase]-adenylyl-L-tyrosine phosphorylase encodes the protein MSLARRLISAGFSDLEKGERFLAARELEGIDQDTIFAGLHLSANPDTALQSLVRLIEKHPSLRQLAGEHPDRSEPLYRLLGASEALGEFLIRHPEHLDVFDVRVSPEPLSADAGELQMKLLRSVKADPNSPRPVAGVTGVGAYAALRTAYRRGLTELAIKDLCAASPQDFMPAVGAELADLAGAAIEAALAVARAEAAATFDPAEIAGVALAVIGMGKCGARELNYISDVDVIYVIEAPELDDARAATIGTALAAGISRAISSTAPEPGLWEVDANLRPEGKSGPLVRTLPSHLSYYAKWAESWEFQALLKARTIAGDKDLGARYEQAVQPLVWASAGREGFVESVQAMRRRVTNNIAPADEQRQIKLGPGGLRDVEFTVQLLQLVHGKSDETLRCRDTTSAISALSTGGYIGRVDAAAFDAAYRYLRVLEHRIQLFQMRRTHLMPTSQESLRFLAKAVLGPFSTGRPHPDALVETWQKTKRSVRELHDRIFYRPLLNTAAKLSSEDARLTPEAAQGRLAALGYRDPQGAMRHIEALTAGVSRRAALQRQLLPILLGWLAEGVDPDAGLLAFRRVSEALGTTHWYLGMLRDSQAAAERLCHVLSNSRLIADLLEVSPESVAWLGSDKDLMPIGFEAQWQEIQSKLSRHADPANAMRLIRLIRRREILRIAIADSSGLLEQDAVGVALADADRAAVLGALHVAEAIVGTEGPLKTQVLVVAMGRQGGREIGYGSDADVMYVHRALPGASESEAQQQALAIVGHISTLLTQPLKPAILAERVLAVDAALRPEGKNGAMVRSLDSYAEYYRRWSLIWEAQALLRAQPMAGDDELAAEFVRLINPIRYPESLADTDLREIRRVKARVESERLPRGADPARHVKLGRGGLSDVEWLVQLLQLQYAGRHPQLRTTSTLQALDAIESLRLIAKADIVLLRKAWRLASRIRSANVICTGRASDLLPASRRDLEAVARWCGYAPGQAAMLEEDYLRLSRRTRAVFEKDFYGQ
- the glnA gene encoding type I glutamate--ammonia ligase; this translates as MFKTADEVLQFIKDEDVKFVDIRFTDLPGVQQHFNVPAKSVDLDFFVHGQLFDGSSIRGFQGIAESDMQLIPDVTSAFVDAFRIEKTLALNFSIVNPRTGDPYHRDPRGVAEKAEAYLASTGIADTAFFAPEAEFFVFDNIQYQSSPQGSFYKIDSEEAHWNSGREEEGGNLGYKTPVKGGYFPVSPTDKQADLRDAMCLALDEAGLEVERSHHEVGSAGQAEINYKFTTLTHAADDLQKFKYVIKNTADAWGKSVTFMPKPVFGDNGSGMHCHQSLWTGGEPLFYDEKGYAGLSDTARWYIGGLLKHSSAVLAFTNPTVNSYRRLVKGFEAPVNMVYSQGNRSAGIRIPITGSNPKAKRIEFRAPDPSSNPYLAFAAQLMAGIDGIRNRIEPPAPIDKDLYELPAEEAKDIPKAPGSLEEALDALSEDNEFLQAGGVFTQDLIDTWIEYKYENEIRPLSLRPNPYEFELYYGV
- a CDS encoding GNAT family N-acetyltransferase, which codes for MRDTVWLIPLKDLDDDARAVTLGDVATMELAAGQEDFVGDPFRMMLMGLEDESRLPYVVEAAGAAVGVFTLQAGAASLAGWPDDESAWLLRGFLIDQAHQGRGLGALAAAAAAREALKLTKRLGGGQAGVVLSVNESNPAAKAAYAKAGFAETGRYLGGSAGPQRTMYRAFRD
- a CDS encoding glutamine synthetase family protein, translated to MDRQQEFVLRTIEERDVRFVRLWFTDVVGSLKSVALAPAEVEGAFEEGLGFDGSAIEGLARVFESDMLAQPDPSTFQILPWRGETEQTSRMFCDILTPDGEPSAADPRNVLKRTLAKAADMGFTCYTHPEIEFYLLKSQELDANGVPVPVDEGGYFDHVPGGVAQDFRRTAVTMLESVGISVEFSHHEGGPGQNEIDLRYADALQTADNIMTFRTVIKEVALQQGTYATFMPKPFTDHPGSGMHTHFSLFEGDANAFYEAGAEFQLSKTARQFIAGILRHAPEFTAVTNQFVNSYKRLWGGGEAPSYLSWGHNNRSALVRVPLYKPGKGQSARIEYRGIDSATNPYLAYAVLLGAGLKGIEQGYELPGAAEDDVWSLTSAERKAMGHTPLPASLHDAIRAMEDSELVADILGEQVFDHFLRNKRSEWQDYRLQVTPYELKRNLGIL